From the Anaerolineales bacterium genome, one window contains:
- a CDS encoding MFS transporter, translating to MLTSIQAIYNDFPQRFWTVAAVSFIDKVGGTMLFPFFALYITQQFNVGMTQAGIVLGIFAISSMLGGMIGGALTDRWGRRRLIIAGLIFSAVSTLALGLVRELALLYPLAFVIGLLSDLAGPAHQAMVADILPEEKRQEGFGVLRVVGNLAWIVGPSITGFIVGHSFLALFIIDAIISCIVAALFFFFIPETKPAAQAGETPESLLATFRGYGRALGDMAFMAYILGLSLLGVVYIQMYNSLSVFLRDQHGVSPQGYGFLLTASAITVIFLQFWTSRRIKSLPPFLLMVAGSLFYLLGFGMYGFVASYALFVTAIVVVTLGEMIVMPTSAALAAGFAPEAMRGRYMAIFGLTFALPAAVGPAAAGIILDNYDPNWLWYFGALLCGLAALSFYLLHLRLGRRSQFQAAPEAAH from the coding sequence ATGCTGACCAGCATTCAAGCCATTTACAACGACTTTCCGCAGCGCTTCTGGACGGTGGCGGCGGTGTCCTTCATTGACAAAGTCGGCGGTACGATGCTGTTCCCCTTCTTTGCCCTCTACATCACCCAGCAATTCAATGTCGGCATGACCCAGGCAGGCATCGTCCTGGGCATCTTTGCCATCAGCAGCATGCTGGGTGGCATGATCGGCGGCGCATTGACCGACCGCTGGGGTCGCCGGCGGCTGATCATCGCCGGGCTGATCTTTAGCGCGGTCAGCACGCTGGCGCTGGGCCTAGTGCGCGAGCTGGCCCTGCTCTACCCGCTGGCCTTCGTCATCGGCCTGCTCTCCGATCTGGCCGGCCCGGCCCACCAGGCGATGGTGGCCGATATTCTGCCGGAGGAAAAACGCCAGGAAGGTTTTGGTGTGCTGCGCGTGGTCGGCAACCTGGCCTGGATCGTGGGGCCGAGCATCACCGGATTCATTGTGGGCCACTCGTTCCTGGCCCTGTTCATCATCGACGCCATCATCAGCTGCATCGTGGCCGCTCTCTTCTTTTTCTTCATCCCAGAAACCAAACCGGCCGCCCAGGCGGGCGAGACACCCGAAAGCCTATTGGCCACTTTCCGCGGGTACGGCCGCGCCTTGGGCGATATGGCCTTCATGGCCTACATCCTGGGTCTCAGCCTGTTGGGTGTGGTCTATATCCAAATGTACAACTCGCTGTCGGTGTTCTTGCGTGACCAGCATGGCGTGTCACCCCAGGGGTACGGCTTCCTGTTGACTGCCAGCGCTATCACGGTCATCTTCCTGCAGTTCTGGACCTCGCGCCGCATCAAGAGCCTGCCGCCCTTCCTGCTGATGGTGGCGGGCTCGCTGTTCTATCTGCTGGGCTTTGGCATGTACGGCTTTGTGGCCAGCTACGCGCTCTTCGTGACCGCCATCGTCGTGGTCACCCTGGGCGAAATGATCGTGATGCCCACCAGCGCCGCCCTAGCGGCGGGCTTCGCCCCGGAGGCGATGCGCGGTCGCTACATGGCCATCTTTGGCCTGACCTTCGCCCTGCCCGCCGCAGTCGGCCCGGCAGCGGCGGGTATCATTCTGGACAACTACGACCCCAATTGGCTGTGGTACTTCGGCGCACTGCTCTGCGGTCTGGCCGCCCTCAGCTTCTATCTGCTGCATCTGCGCCTCGGGCGCCGCTCGCAGTTCCAAGCCGCGCCTGAAGCCGCTCACTAA
- a CDS encoding pseudouridine synthase: MAEERLQKILARAGFGSRRACEELITSGRVTVNGQIAELGGKADPQKDSIRVDGHKLKAADEKLYYAVYKPRGVLSTTAGPDPRRKVTDLVPGGEQLHLVGRLDLDSEGLMLLTNDGDLTQQLTHPRYEHEKEYRVLVARQPDMEQLATWRRGVVLPDGSRSLPAEVRIEKPHGKGAWLRVIMREGRKREIREITRLLGLPVVKLLRIRIGALRVGDLQPGQWRLLEPEEVETLRSRKTPLPFRHAPAKRTPARSSRLATGDKHPSTRTGRPAASDKRPSSRSGRPPAGEKRTRARDDRAPDTGDKRPSRGSRPTIGDKRSGTRDDRPASGDKRPSRSSRPAARASRPTGKRPTPSSRKPGTRRPS, encoded by the coding sequence GTGGCTGAAGAACGCCTCCAAAAGATCCTGGCTCGCGCCGGTTTCGGTTCACGCCGCGCCTGTGAGGAGCTGATCACCAGCGGGCGCGTGACCGTCAACGGCCAAATCGCTGAGCTGGGGGGCAAGGCCGACCCACAGAAGGACAGCATTCGCGTCGATGGGCACAAGCTCAAGGCGGCCGACGAGAAGCTCTACTACGCGGTCTACAAACCGCGCGGGGTGCTCTCCACCACCGCCGGCCCAGACCCGCGCCGCAAAGTAACCGACCTGGTGCCGGGAGGCGAGCAACTGCACCTGGTGGGCCGCCTGGATCTGGACAGCGAGGGGCTGATGCTGCTGACCAACGACGGCGACCTGACCCAGCAACTCACCCACCCCCGCTACGAACATGAGAAAGAGTACCGCGTACTGGTAGCCCGCCAGCCTGATATGGAACAGCTGGCGACCTGGCGACGCGGTGTGGTGCTGCCGGACGGCAGCCGCAGCCTGCCCGCCGAAGTGCGCATTGAGAAACCGCACGGCAAAGGCGCCTGGCTGCGAGTGATCATGCGTGAGGGGCGCAAACGGGAGATCCGTGAGATCACCCGCCTGCTGGGCCTGCCGGTGGTCAAACTGCTGCGCATCCGCATCGGCGCCCTGCGGGTAGGCGACCTGCAGCCGGGCCAGTGGCGCCTGCTGGAGCCGGAAGAAGTGGAGACGCTGCGCAGCCGCAAAACGCCGCTGCCCTTCAGGCACGCCCCGGCCAAACGCACTCCGGCCCGCAGCAGCCGCCTGGCAACAGGGGATAAACACCCATCGACCCGCACTGGCCGCCCAGCCGCCAGCGACAAGCGTCCCTCGTCCCGCAGCGGCCGCCCCCCCGCCGGCGAAAAACGCACCAGGGCGCGGGATGACCGCGCGCCCGACACTGGGGACAAGCGTCCCTCGCGCGGCAGCCGTCCAACCATTGGTGATAAACGCTCCGGAACGCGTGATGACCGCCCCGCCTCGGGGGACAAACGTCCATCTCGCAGCAGCCGCCCCGCCGCGCGTGCCAGCCGCCCGACAGGCAAACGACCAACGCCATCCAGCCGGAAACCCGGTACGCGCCGCCCTTCATAG
- the scpB gene encoding SMC-Scp complex subunit ScpB, with amino-acid sequence MTPESELAQAEPLSLEAQLEALLFVAPATVSPKQLAEALDAKPKQIEEALNALEASYAQRGIRLQRHKGELRLTSAPQAAGLVERFLDLEATTRLSAAALECLSIVAYQQPITRPQIDAVRGVNSDSAMRSLLTHGLVEEAGRADTPGRPILYATTTEFLQHFGLDKLEALPPLNLDHLASQAALPMANGAAGEVETPPTPEPPAEEAAN; translated from the coding sequence ATGACCCCTGAAAGTGAACTCGCTCAGGCCGAACCGCTCAGCTTGGAAGCCCAATTGGAAGCGCTGCTGTTCGTCGCCCCGGCCACAGTCAGCCCCAAACAGCTAGCCGAAGCGCTGGACGCCAAACCCAAGCAGATCGAAGAGGCGCTGAATGCCCTGGAGGCCAGTTATGCCCAGCGCGGCATCCGTTTGCAGCGCCACAAAGGCGAACTGCGCCTGACCAGCGCCCCACAGGCCGCCGGACTGGTGGAACGCTTCCTCGACCTGGAAGCCACCACCCGCCTCAGCGCCGCCGCGCTGGAATGCCTGTCCATTGTGGCCTACCAGCAACCCATCACCCGCCCGCAGATCGACGCCGTGCGCGGGGTTAACAGCGACAGCGCCATGCGTTCGCTGCTTACCCATGGCCTGGTGGAAGAAGCCGGCCGCGCCGATACCCCCGGCCGCCCGATCCTCTACGCCACCACCACAGAATTCTTACAGCACTTCGGCTTGGACAAGCTGGAAGCGCTTCCTCCGCTCAACCTGGATCACCTCGCCAGTCAGGCAGCTTTGCCGATGGCCAATGGGGCCGCCGGCGAAGTCGAGACACCCCCCACCCCCGAGCCGCCCGCAGAAGAAGCGGCCAACTAA
- a CDS encoding G5 domain-containing protein: MRKTRLYLLIALALGLAACASLGSRADLVSVRILVDGGALSASVPAGSSVRQALQAAGVEVGPLDRSEPPSYTVLQGGEEVRLLRVSEDFETEQSELPFVSRTLPNEALPVGEQRLIQNGVNGLQEATYRLLYEDGELVARTLVGATTLSQPVEEIIMIGAQSPFSAVGLPGRLAFLSAGNAWVFDGSSGARRAVAVTGDLDGRIFEVSPDGRWLLFSRTSAAANTINELWLAGLEEGPLTLIDLGLENVVHYAGWVPGAAYQVAFSTVDPADNPPGWQARNDLQLLEIDADGQPGRLRTLLAANQEGFYAWWGSGFAWSPSGQRLAFARPDGVGSVGLATGSLNLWYSLPAYQTGSDWAWIPGLSWLDEERFYYVHYTINPPSFALTLAGPNDSQAIAQDVGLFAMPQTEPGGEQVAYLRAFLPSQGEISGYQLMVATPQGVSMLLFPPEGAAGLTPHKLAWSPSAEDGPLIAFLYEGDLWVVNVLSGEAQQLTGDGLVGAVSWR, from the coding sequence ATGCGCAAAACGCGATTATACCTGTTGATTGCTTTGGCTCTGGGCCTGGCGGCCTGTGCGTCGCTGGGCAGCCGCGCCGACCTGGTTAGCGTGCGCATCCTGGTAGATGGAGGCGCGCTGTCCGCCTCGGTGCCGGCCGGCAGCAGTGTGCGCCAGGCACTGCAGGCAGCCGGCGTCGAGGTGGGGCCGCTGGATCGCAGCGAGCCGCCTTCGTACACGGTCTTGCAAGGCGGCGAAGAAGTGCGCCTGCTGCGAGTGAGCGAGGACTTCGAGACCGAGCAGAGCGAACTACCCTTCGTCTCGCGCACCCTGCCGAATGAGGCTTTGCCGGTGGGCGAACAGCGCCTGATCCAGAACGGCGTCAATGGCTTGCAAGAGGCTACCTATCGCCTGCTGTATGAGGACGGCGAACTGGTGGCACGCACCTTGGTCGGCGCCACCACGCTCAGCCAGCCGGTCGAGGAGATCATCATGATCGGCGCCCAGTCGCCCTTCAGCGCCGTGGGCCTGCCAGGGCGGCTGGCCTTCCTCTCGGCCGGCAATGCTTGGGTCTTTGACGGCAGCAGCGGGGCGCGGCGGGCCGTGGCCGTGACCGGCGACCTAGATGGACGCATCTTTGAAGTATCGCCGGACGGACGCTGGCTGTTGTTTTCACGTACCAGCGCGGCGGCAAACACGATCAATGAGCTGTGGCTGGCTGGGCTGGAAGAAGGCCCACTGACTTTGATCGATCTGGGCCTGGAGAATGTGGTGCATTATGCCGGTTGGGTGCCGGGCGCGGCTTACCAGGTCGCCTTTTCCACAGTGGACCCGGCCGATAATCCGCCCGGCTGGCAGGCGCGCAATGATTTGCAGCTGCTGGAGATTGATGCTGATGGCCAACCGGGCCGCCTACGCACTCTGCTGGCTGCCAACCAGGAAGGGTTTTATGCCTGGTGGGGCAGCGGCTTCGCCTGGTCGCCCAGCGGGCAGCGCTTGGCCTTCGCCCGCCCGGACGGCGTGGGCAGTGTGGGCTTGGCGACCGGCAGCTTGAACCTTTGGTACAGCTTGCCGGCTTACCAGACCGGCAGCGACTGGGCCTGGATCCCGGGGCTGAGTTGGCTGGATGAAGAGCGCTTCTACTATGTGCATTACACGATCAACCCGCCCAGCTTTGCCTTGACGCTGGCCGGGCCGAACGACAGCCAGGCGATTGCGCAAGACGTGGGCTTGTTCGCCATGCCGCAGACGGAACCCGGCGGCGAGCAGGTCGCTTATCTGCGCGCCTTTCTGCCTTCGCAGGGCGAGATCAGCGGCTATCAGTTGATGGTCGCCACACCACAGGGGGTCAGCATGCTCCTCTTCCCGCCGGAAGGCGCGGCAGGTCTGACGCCGCACAAGCTGGCCTGGTCGCCCTCGGCCGAAGACGGGCCGCTGATCGCTTTCCTCTATGAGGGCGACTTGTGGGTGGTGAACGTGTTGAGCGGGGAAGCGCAGCAGCTGACCGGAGACGGCCTGGTGGGCGCCGTCTCCTGGCGATAG
- a CDS encoding SDR family oxidoreductase, giving the protein MRILITGAAGFLGSHLCDRLLADGHDVVGMDNFITGKPENIAHLSGNDHFHFIRHDVSNYIHVPGKLDAVMHFASPASPNPASPVGYPNLPIQTMKAGALGTHNSLGVALANQARFLLASTSEIYGDPLEHPQKETYWGHVDPIGERSVYDEAKRFAEALTMAYHRFHGVNTAIVRIFNTYGPRMHVDDGRALPNFIQQALRGEPLTVYGDGQQTRSFCYVDDLVEGIVRLLNSEVHEPVNIGNPQELTIAQFAEQIDKLVGGGAGLVYQKEKMLAGDPLRRQPDIARAREHLGWEPAVGLREGLEKTIPYFKEQLGIK; this is encoded by the coding sequence ATGCGCATTCTGATCACCGGCGCGGCCGGCTTCCTGGGTTCCCACTTGTGCGACCGCCTGCTGGCGGACGGGCACGACGTGGTCGGCATGGACAACTTTATTACCGGCAAGCCGGAGAATATCGCCCACTTGTCGGGCAACGACCACTTTCATTTTATTCGGCATGATGTCTCCAACTACATCCATGTGCCGGGCAAGCTGGACGCGGTGATGCACTTTGCCTCGCCAGCCAGCCCCAACCCGGCCTCGCCGGTGGGCTACCCCAATCTACCCATCCAGACCATGAAGGCCGGCGCCTTAGGCACGCACAACAGTCTGGGCGTGGCCCTGGCCAACCAGGCGCGCTTCCTGCTGGCCTCCACCAGTGAGATCTACGGCGACCCGCTGGAGCACCCCCAGAAAGAAACCTACTGGGGGCATGTGGACCCGATTGGCGAGCGCTCAGTCTACGACGAAGCCAAGCGTTTTGCCGAGGCGCTGACCATGGCCTACCATCGCTTTCACGGCGTGAACACCGCCATTGTGCGCATCTTCAACACCTACGGCCCGCGCATGCATGTGGATGATGGGCGCGCATTGCCCAACTTCATCCAGCAAGCCCTGCGCGGCGAACCGCTGACTGTCTATGGCGACGGCCAGCAAACGCGCAGCTTCTGCTACGTCGACGACTTGGTGGAAGGCATTGTGCGCCTGTTGAATTCCGAGGTGCACGAGCCGGTCAACATTGGCAACCCGCAGGAACTCACCATCGCCCAGTTCGCCGAGCAGATCGACAAGCTGGTCGGCGGTGGGGCGGGTCTGGTGTACCAGAAGGAGAAGATGCTGGCGGGCGACCCGCTGCGCCGCCAGCCGGACATCGCCCGGGCGCGTGAGCACTTGGGCTGGGAGCCGGCCGTAGGGCTGCGCGAGGGTCTGGAAAAGACCATCCCGTATTTCAAAGAGCAGCTTGGGATTAAGTAG
- a CDS encoding GtrA family protein: protein MSLLSSRREQKRFVKFAIVGGVGTLVDYLVFNLAAFLVGLPEILSQGISFAAAVTSNFILNRNWTFRDARSKRLRVQLGQYLLVNLIGLLIRTPIFAWLAATLHTVMDPLQLPLDINASWLAHNLALAGAIAVVMLWNYFVNRRWTFGDVE, encoded by the coding sequence ATGAGCCTTCTTTCTTCTCGCCGAGAACAAAAACGCTTCGTGAAATTTGCCATCGTGGGTGGTGTGGGCACCTTGGTGGACTATTTGGTCTTCAACCTGGCCGCCTTTTTGGTGGGTCTGCCTGAGATCCTGTCGCAGGGGATTTCTTTCGCGGCGGCGGTCACCAGCAATTTCATTCTCAATCGCAACTGGACCTTTCGAGACGCGCGCAGCAAGCGCCTGCGCGTACAGTTGGGGCAATACTTGCTGGTCAATCTGATCGGCCTGCTGATCCGCACGCCCATCTTCGCTTGGCTGGCTGCCACCCTGCATACAGTGATGGACCCGCTGCAGCTGCCGTTGGACATCAATGCTAGCTGGCTGGCGCACAACCTGGCTCTGGCCGGGGCCATCGCTGTGGTCATGCTGTGGAACTACTTCGTCAACCGCCGCTGGACTTTCGGCGATGTCGAGTAG
- a CDS encoding acyl-CoA thioesterase produces MSKSKPLAPQPVSASRVIMSQLMNPTAANIQGNVHGGHIMKLVDETGALACMRHAHKRVVTVAIDRMTFQHPIRIGDLVTLTGEVSYVGSTSMEVEVSVFAENPTTGEKWHTNTAYLVYVALDENGKPAPVPPLQPETEFERKRMELGAARQAYRLSQSRQTESLRTNNA; encoded by the coding sequence ATGTCTAAGTCCAAACCCCTAGCTCCGCAACCGGTCTCCGCTTCACGGGTGATCATGTCGCAGTTGATGAACCCGACCGCAGCCAATATTCAGGGCAATGTGCACGGCGGCCACATCATGAAACTGGTCGACGAGACCGGCGCGCTGGCCTGCATGCGCCATGCGCACAAACGCGTGGTGACGGTGGCGATCGATCGCATGACCTTCCAGCATCCCATCCGCATCGGCGACCTGGTCACGCTGACCGGCGAGGTCAGTTATGTGGGCAGCACCTCGATGGAAGTCGAAGTCTCGGTGTTTGCCGAGAACCCGACCACCGGTGAGAAGTGGCACACCAACACCGCCTATTTGGTCTACGTGGCGTTGGATGAGAACGGTAAGCCGGCTCCGGTGCCGCCGCTGCAACCCGAAACCGAATTCGAGCGTAAGCGCATGGAACTGGGCGCCGCCCGCCAGGCGTACCGCCTGAGCCAGTCGCGCCAGACCGAGAGCCTGCGCACCAACAACGCATGA
- the rsmD gene encoding 16S rRNA (guanine(966)-N(2))-methyltransferase RsmD, which produces MSAPRVIGGSARGRRLRPVPGDSTRPITDRAKEALFNILQPSLQGAALLDVFAGTGAVGIEALSRGAGFVRFLDNKRAAVETVRQNLQTTGLGQGAEIFLGDAFTHLAGKPGRAFDYVFIAPPQYHKLWQRALLAVDAQPDWLVDDGWTIVQIDPREYEALELQNLEEFDQRKYGNTLLVFYERKGPVIASEPTA; this is translated from the coding sequence ATGAGCGCGCCGCGTGTGATAGGCGGCAGCGCCCGCGGCCGTCGGCTGCGCCCGGTGCCGGGCGACAGCACCCGGCCGATCACCGACCGGGCCAAAGAAGCCCTCTTCAATATTCTGCAACCCAGTCTGCAAGGTGCGGCGCTGTTGGACGTCTTTGCCGGCACCGGTGCGGTGGGGATCGAGGCGCTCAGCCGCGGGGCCGGGTTTGTGCGCTTTTTGGACAACAAGCGCGCTGCCGTGGAAACCGTGCGCCAAAATTTACAGACCACTGGTCTGGGGCAGGGGGCTGAGATATTTCTGGGGGATGCCTTTACCCACCTGGCGGGCAAGCCGGGCCGGGCTTTCGACTATGTCTTTATTGCCCCACCGCAGTATCACAAGCTGTGGCAGCGGGCTTTGCTGGCGGTGGACGCCCAGCCGGATTGGCTGGTGGACGATGGCTGGACGATCGTGCAGATCGACCCACGCGAGTATGAAGCGCTGGAGTTGCAAAACCTGGAAGAATTTGATCAGCGCAAATATGGCAACACGCTGTTGGTGTTTTACGAGCGGAAGGGGCCTGTCATTGCGAGCGAGCCAACAGCGTAG
- the fni gene encoding type 2 isopentenyl-diphosphate Delta-isomerase, whose amino-acid sequence MPTKKSTTSSRKADHIRINLEEDVRSGLTTGLERYFFLHSALPELDLEEVDLGVEIFGKQLKAPLLISAMTGGSDEATAINLRLAEAAQVNGIAMGLGSQRAAIEDAKLEASFQVRKVAPGILLFANIGAVQLNYGYGLNHLQRAVDMAQADALVLHLNALQEAVQPEGDTNFSGLLKKIEIMCKQLPVPVVVKEVGWGISAEVAKQLARAGVQAIDVAGAGGTSWTQVEMHRAKKPSQARLAAAFADWGITTSESIIQVREALRSMRIFASGGLRSGVDIAKCIALGAELGGMAGPFLKAANQSTKAVSETIEEVARELRVTMFAAGAADIASLQRVPLVLRS is encoded by the coding sequence ATGCCGACCAAAAAATCCACTACCAGCTCCCGCAAAGCCGACCATATCCGCATCAACTTGGAAGAAGACGTGCGTTCCGGCCTGACCACCGGCCTGGAACGCTATTTTTTCCTGCACAGCGCATTGCCCGAGCTGGATCTGGAGGAGGTCGATCTGGGCGTGGAGATCTTCGGCAAGCAGCTCAAGGCGCCCTTGCTGATCTCCGCCATGACCGGCGGCAGCGACGAGGCCACCGCCATCAACCTGCGCTTGGCGGAAGCCGCCCAGGTCAACGGCATAGCCATGGGGCTGGGCAGCCAGCGCGCCGCCATCGAGGACGCCAAGCTGGAAGCCAGTTTCCAGGTGCGTAAAGTGGCCCCGGGTATTTTGCTCTTCGCCAATATTGGCGCCGTGCAGCTGAATTACGGCTACGGTCTCAACCACTTGCAGCGCGCAGTGGATATGGCCCAGGCTGATGCCCTGGTGCTGCACCTCAATGCCCTGCAGGAAGCCGTGCAGCCGGAGGGCGACACCAACTTCAGCGGCCTGCTCAAGAAGATCGAAATTATGTGCAAGCAACTGCCTGTGCCGGTGGTGGTCAAAGAGGTCGGCTGGGGCATTTCAGCTGAAGTGGCTAAGCAGCTGGCCCGTGCCGGAGTGCAAGCCATTGATGTGGCCGGGGCCGGCGGCACTTCCTGGACCCAGGTGGAGATGCACCGCGCCAAGAAGCCCAGCCAGGCCCGCCTGGCCGCCGCCTTCGCCGACTGGGGCATCACCACCAGCGAGTCGATCATCCAGGTGCGCGAGGCGCTGCGCAGTATGCGCATCTTCGCCTCCGGCGGCCTGCGCTCAGGCGTCGACATCGCCAAGTGCATCGCCCTCGGCGCCGAGCTGGGCGGCATGGCCGGCCCATTCCTAAAGGCCGCCAACCAATCCACCAAGGCTGTCAGTGAAACCATCGAGGAAGTCGCCCGCGAGCTGCGGGTGACCATGTTTGCCGCCGGGGCGGCGGATATCGCCAGTTTGCAGCGCGTGCCACTTGTGTTGAGGAGTTAA
- a CDS encoding DUF87 domain-containing protein, which produces MSKDKHFYLGRLRDLKAGKTSKTDLMYDPDDLVTHGVVFGMTGSGKTGLCIDILEEAALQKIPALVIDPKGDITNALLHFPELRPENFEPWINPDEARREGKSTAQLAEQTAAIWKQGLAEWGIGPERIRALDEAADFAVYTPGSTAGLPVSILASLAAPDLDWAGNQEVIRERIASTATAILGLVGLKDIDPVKTREHILLANLFEYAWSAGRDLKLEDLIRQVQNPPLEKIGILDLDSFFPARERAALALKLNNILAAPSFQAWLQGQPLDIAQLLYTPEGKPRHCIFTLNHLAEAERMFFVTLLYSAVETWMYGQKGSGSLRAIVYFDEIHGYLPPVAAPPSKAPMLRMLKQARAFGVGQLLATQNPVDVDYKALSNAGTWFIGKLQTERDKERLLDGLEGAQHSNFKRADYGRIISGLGKRVFLLHNVHEKEPVVFETRWAMNYLPGPLTRSQIPELNSLKGKKSAPAAPSRAASQAKGGADKEKTKMDEITLSKPIAPSGVQEVFMPAGLSLEASAQANRRELPAGAKRVGYVYRPALIAQAQVRFSQRKYNLDSEMHKAALVDYLDGRTLRWDDFESEPVDERRLEARPLEDASFAELNGALADEKQLKNLEREFSDWVYRAGEAQVWANDDLKVYGGPELSREEFLRLTQAAADAKRDDEIEKASKQIEKKLDALQKKLAKYRLGLSQKEQRASDRRLEEYGTHAENILSLFLGRRRTLTTSLTKRRLTSEAAANVEATKEEIKQLETEAAALNEEAKSLVDEIDARWDEVAQRITQISVQPTRSDVFVSLFGIVWLPHHLVDVGGRSVEIPAFQA; this is translated from the coding sequence ATGAGCAAGGACAAGCACTTTTATCTGGGCCGCCTGCGTGACCTTAAGGCGGGCAAAACCAGCAAAACCGATCTGATGTACGACCCGGACGATCTAGTCACGCACGGCGTCGTATTTGGCATGACCGGCTCCGGCAAGACCGGCTTGTGCATTGATATTTTGGAAGAGGCCGCCCTGCAAAAGATCCCGGCCTTGGTGATTGACCCCAAGGGCGACATTACCAATGCCTTGCTGCACTTTCCTGAGCTGCGCCCTGAAAACTTTGAGCCGTGGATCAACCCGGACGAGGCGCGCCGTGAGGGCAAGAGCACTGCACAGCTGGCTGAACAAACCGCGGCGATCTGGAAGCAGGGCTTGGCCGAGTGGGGCATCGGCCCGGAGCGTATCCGCGCCCTGGACGAAGCGGCCGACTTCGCCGTCTACACGCCCGGCTCCACCGCCGGGCTGCCGGTCAGCATCCTGGCCTCGCTGGCCGCGCCAGACCTGGACTGGGCGGGCAACCAGGAGGTCATCCGTGAACGGATTGCCTCCACGGCCACCGCCATCCTGGGGCTGGTGGGACTCAAGGATATTGACCCGGTCAAGACGCGGGAGCACATCCTGCTGGCCAATCTGTTCGAGTACGCCTGGTCCGCGGGACGGGACCTGAAGCTGGAGGATTTGATCCGCCAGGTGCAGAATCCGCCGCTGGAGAAGATCGGTATCCTCGACCTGGACAGCTTCTTCCCCGCCCGGGAACGGGCCGCATTGGCCTTGAAGCTCAACAACATTTTGGCCGCGCCCAGCTTCCAGGCCTGGCTGCAGGGCCAGCCGCTGGACATCGCCCAGCTGTTGTACACGCCGGAAGGCAAGCCGCGCCACTGCATCTTCACGCTCAATCACCTGGCCGAGGCGGAGCGCATGTTCTTCGTCACCCTGTTGTACTCGGCGGTGGAGACCTGGATGTACGGCCAGAAAGGCAGCGGTTCGCTGCGGGCGATCGTCTACTTTGACGAGATCCACGGGTACCTGCCGCCGGTGGCTGCGCCGCCTTCCAAGGCGCCCATGCTGCGTATGCTCAAGCAGGCGCGCGCCTTCGGCGTGGGCCAACTGCTGGCTACGCAGAACCCGGTGGACGTGGATTACAAAGCGTTATCCAATGCGGGCACCTGGTTCATCGGCAAACTGCAAACCGAACGCGACAAAGAGCGCCTGTTGGACGGCCTGGAAGGCGCCCAACACAGCAACTTCAAGCGCGCGGATTACGGCCGCATCATTTCCGGCCTGGGGAAACGCGTCTTCTTGCTGCACAATGTGCATGAAAAAGAGCCCGTGGTGTTTGAGACCCGCTGGGCGATGAACTACTTGCCTGGCCCGCTGACGCGCAGCCAGATCCCTGAACTGAATTCACTGAAAGGCAAAAAGAGTGCGCCCGCTGCGCCGTCGCGTGCAGCCAGCCAAGCCAAAGGCGGGGCGGATAAGGAGAAGACCAAAATGGACGAGATCACCCTGAGCAAACCCATCGCCCCATCTGGCGTGCAGGAAGTCTTCATGCCCGCCGGCTTAAGTCTGGAAGCCTCGGCCCAGGCCAACCGCCGCGAGCTCCCGGCCGGCGCCAAGCGCGTGGGGTACGTCTACCGCCCGGCGCTGATCGCCCAGGCGCAGGTGCGTTTCAGCCAGCGCAAATACAACCTGGACTCCGAGATGCACAAGGCCGCCCTGGTGGACTACCTGGACGGCCGCACGCTGCGCTGGGATGACTTTGAGAGCGAGCCGGTTGATGAGCGCCGACTGGAGGCGCGCCCCCTGGAAGATGCCAGTTTCGCTGAGCTAAACGGCGCCCTGGCCGACGAGAAGCAGCTCAAGAACCTGGAACGCGAGTTCAGCGACTGGGTCTACCGGGCCGGGGAAGCTCAAGTGTGGGCCAACGATGACCTGAAGGTCTATGGCGGGCCGGAGCTGAGCCGCGAGGAGTTCCTCAGACTGACCCAGGCCGCCGCCGACGCCAAGCGGGACGACGAGATCGAGAAAGCCAGCAAGCAGATCGAAAAGAAGCTGGATGCGCTGCAGAAGAAACTGGCCAAGTACCGTCTGGGCCTGAGCCAGAAGGAACAGCGCGCCTCCGATCGCCGTCTGGAAGAATATGGTACCCACGCTGAGAACATCCTGAGCTTGTTCCTGGGCCGCCGCCGCACTTTAACCACTTCGCTGACCAAACGGCGCCTGACCTCTGAGGCGGCCGCCAATGTGGAGGCCACTAAGGAAGAGATCAAACAGCTGGAGACAGAAGCCGCCGCGCTCAACGAAGAAGCCAAATCGCTGGTCGACGAGATCGATGCCCGCTGGGACGAAGTTGCCCAGCGCATCACCCAGATCAGCGTGCAGCCCACGCGCAGCGATGTGTTTGTCAGCCTGTTTGGCATCGTCTGGCTGCCGCACCACCTGGTGGATGTGGGCGGCCGCTCGGTGGAAATTCCCGCCTTTCAGGCGTAA